CGCTCCAGCGCGGCCTGCGTCACCGCCGGAGCTAATTCATCCGCTATGGCAGCCTCATCGCGATGGCGCGCATACCGCGTTCCGCCATCCTCGACCCGCGAGAAATACCACACTGATCGGACGATATCGTAGCGACGCTCGAGCAAAAATATAATCGGCCACGCGAGGATCCACACCTGTAGGATGATACAGAGATAGTACACCCAGGCATTGCTGCGTAGCTTGTTCACCCAGTGGGGGTTGTATACTATTAAATCACGATTCGCCATGTCAACTGTGATGCTAATGTCGCCTCTGTAGTGCAGACTGCGCAGATGGGATGTCAACGAGGAAATGAGAACAGAGCCATCGAAGCCGACGATGCTGCGGGAGAATTTAAACCTGCACAAGTCAGCATGCCGTAAGTAAATGGTTACTATCTGGGAAAGCGCACGATTTGACAGAAGACGGATCATCGCAGTATCGCTCACACCAGCCCATCAAGCTAGGACCTCCCTCATCCTGTCGCACCAACCCGGTCGCCTCGTGATCAAGTCCCTCCTCCAGTTGCACGAATCGTGAGCGCAGTCGCTCTCCCACTCGCTGTCGGATTCGCTGTCCCAGTGGCCCTTTCCTTCGGCCCGACCACGTCTCTGACTTGAATCGTCCCCCACGGTAGGTCTTTCGTGTATCGTTATCCCGCACGACACTCAGCACATGCCATCCATCCTGGGTGGGATCAAGGTCCAGTCCcaagtcatcgtcgtcgccatACTGCTGGGTTCCATGCTCGTGGCGTATTATGTATCCGTATAGATCAACCTTGAAGGAAAAGTCCACGATCGTCTCCTTGCGATCCTCCTTGCGATGGTGGTCGTGGCGGGTCTCGGTGTGGGAACCGCGCACGGTCAGGTACGGTCGCGGCGGGAACTCGGCTTGCTGGGTGATGAGGGCGTGCAGGGACGAGGCATCTTCGCTGAGAGATGGGGCGAGGGAGACTGTGGAAGAGTCGCGGTTGCCCGAGTGGACGCTGTGGTAGGGTTGATTCTCAGGAATGGGGGCATCAGGGAGATGAggaaaggagaaggtggttggaggtggtggtggaggtggtgctgGCCGGGAGGCGGCGGGGAGATTGGGATCACTAGCCACCGTCTCTTCGTAGGATGGGGGGAGATCTTTCGGTCGGCCCATGTTGGGGGAGTAATGCCAGTGAGTTTGGTATTATGTGCTGCTATGAGTTTGCCAAAGATTGAAGACAGATGAATCAATCCAGCGATATTACTGTGCAGCCTAAAGATCTGCTGTTGTGAAGAGTCAGAGAGTAAGACGAGGCTGTGTTGCAGGGCTGATTCGGGCTTGGCGGCGAGGCTGTCCATTGCCGCCTCAGGTTGCTGCCTACTTTTAGGGGATATGCTACAATTGCAGAATATTGCAAAATATTGACATAGGTATCATGAACGTAGTATTGATATACTCATAAACCATAACTCAGTTCCTCACGCAAAGATGCACTGCAAATAACACTGAAAGCACAATTTATGAAGGGCCATCATATAAACGCGCCCTTTCTGACCCGCCTCGCCAAATTATCTATCTTCCCATCTAAATCTGCATGTACAGACCTATCCAAAGGATGAAATCTCCCATCACCAGCCTCCTCCAACGGAATACGGAGTAGCTGCGTGACCCGCAAGAACTGCTGGCGGATCCACTGAAGCTGTCCAGGTCGGAGAAAAGACACCATTCCCTGACCGTAGTCCTCTATGAAGAATGCCACCACACGACTCAGCATACTCATAATATGCCACGGCCCTTGGGCAATAATATGGCTTCTGTGCTCGTCTTCCGACTTTTGCGCGGACTTTTGGTGGTTGGCGTTTCCTAGTAAGCGATAGCTAGGAAGCCGAATTGCTGGGTCGGTCAAGTCGGGAATACTCAGCCATCCGCCCTGGTTTCCAAGATAAAACGGTACGCTGTAGCAGACCGAGTCGATCAGTTCTTGGAGAGTGTACTTATATCTGGCGAAGTCTTCAACTCCAGTTGAGGTCCCAGCATCTGGATGCGTAAATCGCCCTGGTGGGTTCGTACTAAGCGAGCTGAGAATGATCTTGACGAGCATGAGGCGTTGAGCGCGCCATTCGTTCCATAGTGTTCCAATCTGGCATGAAATATAAACGTCGCAAGTGGAATTGTAGGTTGGTATCGATGGGTCAAGGGCACTTCCATCCGTGAGTCTCACGGGCTGCAAATGTTGCGGGACCTTTTGGGCCCAAGCCAGAAGTTGTTCGTCAATGCGTTTTGCCTCGGCTATCCAATTTCTGGGAAGGTCTGTTGAAGACATAGGGCCTTTGTGTGCTGTACGCTGCCAATAACTTGCATGTAATTCGGCAACAAACGCGCCAATTGCATCCAGGGCGGGCCCAAAATTACCTGGAGCAATCTTCGGCTCTATGCATCCAATACGCGAATGGGCCGTGCTCTGCAGCAGCCGTTTCTGCCGTACCGCCGAGGAGATTTCAATATGCAGGATATATCGCCGAATGTGTGCGATGAGTGACCCGTCGGGGCAATTCTGATCGGTGAATGGGAGCAGGGAGAGGGCTGCGTTGTGGTGTACGCTTGTGGCTGATTTACTCCCGTATATGACAGCGAAATTTTCATAGAACTGCAGTGCCAACACTGCCAGAATAGTTGCTGGATTGGTCCACTCATTGCGATCCTCGATTGTCTTTCGAAGACACTGGATGGCCTGGGCATACGTCTCCCGTGATGCTCGGGAGCTACACTCGTGTCGCCAACGCGACATTATCTCTGAAGCCACGGCAGTCACGGCGAGTGAGAGCGCCGAGTTCTGCTTCTCAGAAGCATATACTGGGACTAACATCTCGAAAAATCCACGGGAAGATTTCATGTCGCGACCCATCATGGCGTAATGCCGAATGAAGAATGGTACA
The window above is part of the Aspergillus luchuensis IFO 4308 DNA, chromosome 8, nearly complete sequence genome. Proteins encoded here:
- a CDS encoding uncharacterized protein (COG:S;~EggNog:ENOG410PT24;~TransMembrane:1 (o307-328i)) encodes the protein MGRPKDLPPSYEETVASDPNLPAASRPAPPPPPPPTTFSFPHLPDAPIPENQPYHSVHSGNRDSSTVSLAPSLSEDASSLHALITQQAEFPPRPYLTVRGSHTETRHDHHRKEDRKETIVDFSFKVDLYGYIIRHEHGTQQYGDDDDLGLDLDPTQDGWHVLSVVRDNDTRKTYRGGRFKSETWSGRRKGPLGQRIRQRVGERLRSRFVQLEEGLDHEATGLVRQDEGGPSLMGWCERYCDDPSSVKSFKFSRSIVGFDGSVLISSLTSHLRSLHYRGDISITVDMANRDLIVYNPHWVNKLRSNAWVYYLCIILQVWILAWPIIFLLERRYDIVRSVWYFSRVEDGGTRYARHRDEAAIADELAPAVTQAALERNQEGRILTAPEMQLLDSLGRERRERGVVVMQWDRFLGWGGDNYS
- a CDS encoding Zn(II)2Cys6 transcription factor domain-containing protein (COG:S;~EggNog:ENOG410PVHY;~InterPro:IPR036864,IPR001138;~PFAM:PF00172;~go_function: GO:0000981 - DNA-binding transcription factor activity, RNA polymerase II-specific [Evidence IEA];~go_function: GO:0008270 - zinc ion binding [Evidence IEA];~go_process: GO:0006355 - regulation of transcription, DNA-templated [Evidence IEA]) — protein: MVNHGPSGGCVTCKSRRVKCDEAKPECHTCQRLNLRCGGYKAKPVKIRFKDQTSKVCNDLASRQAAQNQQLVPCLRSLTDPDPSVPFFIRHYAMMGRDMKSSRGFFEMLVPVYASEKQNSALSLAVTAVASEIMSRWRHECSSRASRETYAQAIQCLRKTIEDRNEWTNPATILAVLALQFYENFAVIYGSKSATSVHHNAALSLLPFTDQNCPDGSLIAHIRRYILHIEISSAVRQKRLLQSTAHSRIGCIEPKIAPGNFGPALDAIGAFVAELHASYWQRTAHKGPMSSTDLPRNWIAEAKRIDEQLLAWAQKVPQHLQPVRLTDGSALDPSIPTYNSTCDVYISCQIGTLWNEWRAQRLMLVKIILSSLSTNPPGRFTHPDAGTSTGVEDFARYKYTLQELIDSVCYSVPFYLGNQGGWLSIPDLTDPAIRLPSYRLLGNANHQKSAQKSEDEHRSHIIAQGPWHIMSMLSRVVAFFIEDYGQGMVSFLRPGQLQWIRQQFLRVTQLLRIPLEEAGDGRFHPLDRSVHADLDGKIDNLARRVRKGAFI